Proteins encoded within one genomic window of Variovorax sp. OAS795:
- a CDS encoding AAA family ATPase: MVKRAGVDVVAAAVRGQALPSPGLKGAPVLELMCSHFVLTLAAKQGPRFNVRRDINGLLSLTGRHLVWPAAVLHRLREFLGRRCAGNEAWKGVENFDGRTLLERHGVWRGPYEEGTLFFYLDEYAKDQPKDLLSVLAVTRDWLTHALRKQSTLVEKNIDALAGLLQLNKAERALLLYGTLARYQRDLRSLLVEFKVNNAPEAYAAIADIAGVNASEVGEALRAGSRLERIGLVENLISEHNITDLADLMKVSEKLPPVLMREYRDHNELMAVFTRPSAKSALTAHDFSFVEEDAQMLVTLLRAAVARKEPGVNVLLYGPPGTGKTELAKVVAQAAGLELFEVEYADRDGNSLSGRDRYRSLQIAQVFLKGSAQAALLFDEVEDVFPPISTEAAQFMARAEQVPAAASGSVSGKAWVNQILEANPVPTLWVTNRIEQIDPAFRRRFAYHLELKSPPPGAREQLVKKTLEGIAVSEAFTAKLAERKGLTPAQIRTAVRFAGLAQTDGASMETLIERQLKNADLALGTLDTGLGERRSVTTYDLDMLNVETRFEIPRVVAALKARGHGTLCFYGAPGTGKTALAEHIAKAIGRPLIIKQASDLMSKYVGETEQNMAAMFKEAEAEKAVLLLDEADSFLQDRRGAQRTYEVTEVNEMLQGMERFNGIFICTTNLLDRLDQAALRRFTFKIKFMPLTAPQRERMFVTEALAGDAALLTAEAKARLAQMRQLCPGDFAAVKRQTDILAVDFSAAEFLDQLEAEHRIKPEVRESRGMGFVQ; the protein is encoded by the coding sequence TCGTGGCTGCTGCGGTGCGCGGGCAGGCCTTGCCGTCGCCCGGGCTCAAGGGGGCGCCAGTGCTCGAGCTCATGTGCTCGCACTTCGTGCTCACGCTCGCCGCCAAGCAGGGCCCGCGCTTCAACGTGCGCCGCGACATCAACGGCCTGCTCTCGCTGACCGGGCGCCACCTGGTGTGGCCGGCCGCGGTGCTGCATCGCCTGCGCGAGTTCCTCGGGCGCCGCTGCGCGGGCAACGAGGCCTGGAAGGGCGTCGAGAATTTCGACGGGCGCACGCTGCTGGAGCGCCACGGCGTGTGGCGCGGCCCGTACGAGGAAGGCACGCTCTTCTTCTACCTGGACGAATACGCCAAGGACCAGCCCAAGGATCTGCTCTCGGTGCTGGCCGTCACGCGCGACTGGCTCACGCATGCGCTGCGCAAGCAGTCGACGCTGGTCGAGAAGAACATCGATGCGCTCGCGGGTCTTTTGCAGCTCAACAAGGCCGAGCGCGCGCTGCTACTCTACGGCACGCTCGCGCGCTACCAGCGCGACCTGCGTTCGCTCCTGGTGGAGTTCAAGGTCAACAATGCGCCCGAGGCCTATGCGGCCATCGCCGACATCGCGGGCGTCAATGCGAGCGAGGTGGGCGAGGCGCTGCGCGCGGGCTCGCGGCTGGAGCGCATCGGCCTGGTCGAGAACCTGATCTCCGAGCACAACATCACCGACCTGGCCGACCTCATGAAGGTCAGCGAGAAGCTGCCGCCGGTGCTGATGCGCGAATACCGCGACCACAACGAGCTGATGGCCGTGTTCACGCGCCCCTCGGCCAAGAGCGCGCTCACCGCGCACGACTTTTCATTCGTCGAGGAAGACGCGCAGATGCTCGTCACGCTGCTGCGCGCCGCGGTGGCGCGCAAGGAGCCCGGCGTCAACGTGCTGCTCTACGGCCCGCCCGGCACCGGCAAGACCGAACTTGCCAAGGTGGTGGCGCAGGCTGCGGGGCTCGAGCTGTTCGAGGTCGAGTACGCCGACCGCGACGGCAACTCGCTCAGCGGCCGCGACCGCTACCGCTCGCTGCAGATCGCGCAGGTGTTCCTCAAGGGCAGTGCGCAGGCCGCGCTGCTGTTCGACGAAGTCGAGGACGTGTTCCCGCCCATCAGCACCGAAGCCGCGCAGTTCATGGCGCGCGCCGAGCAGGTGCCGGCCGCCGCCAGCGGCAGCGTGAGCGGCAAGGCCTGGGTCAACCAGATCCTCGAGGCCAACCCCGTGCCCACGCTGTGGGTGACCAACCGCATCGAGCAGATCGACCCGGCCTTCAGGCGCCGCTTTGCCTATCACCTCGAGCTCAAGTCGCCGCCGCCCGGCGCGCGCGAGCAGCTGGTGAAGAAGACGCTCGAAGGCATCGCCGTCTCGGAAGCCTTCACTGCCAAGCTGGCCGAGCGCAAGGGGCTCACGCCCGCGCAGATCCGCACCGCGGTGCGTTTTGCCGGCCTTGCGCAAACCGACGGTGCGTCGATGGAAACGCTCATCGAGCGGCAGCTCAAGAACGCCGACCTCGCGCTCGGCACGCTCGACACCGGCCTGGGCGAACGCCGCAGCGTCACGACCTACGACCTCGACATGCTCAACGTCGAAACCCGCTTCGAGATCCCGCGTGTGGTGGCGGCCCTCAAGGCGCGCGGCCATGGCACGCTGTGCTTCTATGGCGCGCCCGGCACCGGCAAGACCGCGCTGGCCGAGCACATCGCCAAGGCCATCGGCCGGCCGCTCATCATCAAGCAGGCCAGCGACCTCATGAGCAAGTACGTCGGCGAAACCGAGCAGAACATGGCCGCGATGTTCAAGGAAGCCGAGGCCGAGAAGGCCGTGCTGCTGCTCGACGAGGCCGACAGCTTCCTGCAGGACCGGCGCGGCGCGCAGCGCACCTACGAGGTGACCGAGGTCAACGAGATGCTCCAGGGCATGGAGCGCTTCAACGGCATCTTCATCTGCACCACCAATCTGCTCGACCGGCTCGACCAGGCGGCGCTGCGGCGCTTCACCTTCAAGATCAAGTTCATGCCGCTGACCGCGCCGCAGCGCGAGCGCATGTTCGTGACCGAGGCGCTGGCCGGCGACGCCGCGCTGCTCACCGCCGAAGCGAAGGCGCGCCTCGCGCAGATGCGCCAGCTGTGCCCGGGCGATTTCGCGGCCGTAAAGCGGCAGACGGACATCCTCGCGGTCGATTTCTCGGCCGCCGAATTCCTCGACCAGCTCGAGGCCGAGCACCGCATCAAGCCCGAGGTGCGCGAATCGCGCGGCATGGGCTTCGTGCAATAG